In Tenebrio molitor chromosome 1, icTenMoli1.1, whole genome shotgun sequence, the sequence TTGCTTTATGCGGCTTTGGGATGCTCATCGTACAACTCCGAGACGCTTCTATCACTCGCTATTGGTCGGTAAACGTAGCCCGAAGAGCGTTAACACAAGTATCTAGAAACGTCGCTTGATCTCAgacgattcagattattcttaaTTTAAACTTAATTCCCGTTATTTTGGATTCGTTTCATTTGTTCGTCGGAAattaaagttattacaggtattattcaataaaaaggtattttgcgtccctcacatgtgtacAGAATCTTGCAGAATTCGCGCCCCGGAGAAGAATGGCACCCCACGACGACAAtaagttgtcaaaaaatagacgAAATTACTTACTACCATATATTTCTTATGAAGCctgatttttagtttttattaaatcttgACATAACTATCGAAAACTTATCTCAGACTTACCTTGATCTCGACTTCATTGCCAAACCAACAATACAGAGCAATTTCTACAGTTACTGACGAGACGTAGAACAAAAGTGAGTAACATTCGCCACTGAGTGGTGAAACctagaaagaaaatttaggAAGAGGACAACAAAACTTGTTCACTTACCAGAGTGAGCTGAAACATCGTCACCGCCAAAGACATCCCACTAACAAAAAATTGCCCCAAAGCAATACCACTCAAAAACTTATTACAATCTGTGGCGAAACTGCAACAGCGTTACAAATGTTTTCAAGCCTTCTCTTCCAAAGGACTTGTACTCGGTACCTCAAGATTGTTTTGTGATGCTCGATGCAATCCAGTAGCTTCCGATTGAAATCACTCTCAACAGAATTTCTCAGATTTTTCATGTCATCGCACAAGATGTCACATTGACAACCAATGTACATCATCAAAGCCGCTATCAAAGTGTCCATGTTGAGATTAGCGATGGCGAGACACCAGACACTGATGACTTGGTAGAGATAAGTGATCTCGTACAACGGAGAAATCTTGGTATTGTACGGGTACCAAGCGGAAAATGGTAGTCTACGGTCTTTAACAGTACCATCCATTATTGGAAAAATTGCCCACAAGACCAACGTCGTGAAGACAGGAATGCAAAACGCCGTATACGTGTACTTCCAAGAGTTCAGACTTGGTTGGACCAAATCTCTCTGCTGCTCATTTCTTGGTTGAAAAATTTGCTTGTCCAGCTTGGCCAACAGTCTCTTGAGGATGGCGATGTTGCGgataaaacagtaaactttGAACGACGCCAACACATCTGTGATGGTCACAAAGATCAGCGCCGACAAAGCTTCCAAGTCGGTATAGACGAAGAAGATGTTAGCCGCTTGAAAGAAATTGTGACCGTTGATGAAGACGAAAAAATACAGAGTGTACAAGTTGAGTTTGTAGATTTCACTCCCTTTCGGCCACAAACCCGCAACTTTCAATACCAAGATGTTCGCTCTGATGGTCAATTTCCAGTCGAAGTTTTCCATTTCCACCGAAACTAACACTGCACGACACGGTCAAAACACTGAATATTTTTACAAGAGTCGGCGATTTTATCGAAAATAAATGATTGTTATTTCATGATGGAGAGCAGAAttacatttctttttattgtcACAGAAGACTTCTCGCTTCAATGTTCTTCAAGTGTTTAATATCAGAGCTTTTATAAGTTTCTTGTCGATAATCAACAGTGCTATTCTACTTCTGCGCCTTTCTTAAGAAACATAAGttgaattattgaaaaattaattgcagTGAGTTCTCGAGCTGTTGCATTCATTGAAATTGagctatttattattaaatacgTTCATTTAAGAATATTAGTTTGCAACAAATTACATCTGTTCTTGGGTCAAGGCACAGGAACGCTATTTGCGCCATCGTTTAATGTATTTGTATCTATGCAAATTGTGGGGAATATTTCCATTAATAATGCAGTTaggaaaaacaaatgcaacACAATGCACAGTCTCGCAGTTGCAGTGCTCATTATTGATAAGATACataaaatagaaataattGCTTTTCGTGTctaatataattaaatttgaatgttgcGATTAGAAACTCAATTGTTGTTGGAAATATTCGTGAGAAAAGTGTCAGATGATAAATATCGATAATTAGATAACAAAGCAtattcacaaaaaattaatgcaaatgaaattttacaaaaaaaaaagtgatgtaataattgaaataatttgaaaagaaATTGGTTTATTGTCAACTGCATTAGAATTTCTTAGgaaatttaacagaaacaaaaaatttaagttaCTTTGAAGGTGCACATGTGAAAATCTATTCAGAAGATatcaaaatgcaatttttattttatttggaaagAATATTCGAAATCAAG encodes:
- the LOC138139269 gene encoding odorant receptor Or1-like isoform X2, producing the protein MENFDWKLTIRANILVLKVAGLWPKGSEIYKLNLYTLYFFVFINGHNFFQAANIFFVYTDLEALSALIFVTITDVLASFKVYCFIRNIAILKRLLAKLDKQIFQPRNEQQRDLVQPSLNSWKYTYTAFCIPVFTTLVLWAIFPIMDGTVKDRRLPFSAWYPYNTKISPLYEITYLYQVISVWCLAIANLNMDTLIAALMMYIGCQCDILCDDMKNLRNSVESDFNRKLLDCIEHHKTILSFATDCNKFLSGIALGQFFVSGMSLAVTMFQLTLVSPLSGECYSLLFYVSSVTVEIALYCWFGNEVEIKSSQIPYSAFESDWTGIPIEAKKNLLIFIMRSQKPIKMSAINLFSLSLSTFTTILRTSWSYFAVLRQVNAQD